tatttcatggtggatcaaaatctgatggttcataattccataaattttgacaacatctccaacaccactggctgaaatgcagccacaaaccatggcagagcctccaccatgtcgTTTTACAGATGGCTCTCTTGACCTCATCCCCACATATTGTcagtgatttgaaccaaaaatttgggtatttggattcatcactccatcagatctgttgccactgattttcagtccagttcttgagTAATTTGGCATagttcagccttttctccctgttttgtAGACGCTGCTTCATCCCTTGAGTTCGGTGCCTTTTTcacagccaatgtccaaagaaaacctttgaCAGATTTTCAGAGAGCTGGAGAACcgctgctcaagaccactttgaaAACTTTACAAGGCCTGTCTCCTTGGTGGtaaactataaagaaatgaggggtggttcgAGACTTTAGCACAGTACTATAAAGTAACTGTGATTCAATGCTGAATGGAAGTGAGTGGGATCCATTTCTTTACATGTTATCCTACATTAAAGATGGTTATTTAGATTCAAACCTCTGCAGAAACATGCAGCACTCATAACAAAAATGTCCTCATCAAAATCAGTGCTAAACTTCACAGCTACGTCTCTGTGTGTCACTCTTTTCTGAAGTTATTTAACCTCTGCACACTCTCAAAGCTTCGTGAAGTATTTTAGAGTGAAGCACTGCCATAGCCCTTGCTCTGCACTTTTTTGCTAACTTGAGAAGACACTTGAAATCCTCTCCTCAGTATCTCTGTGTGTCTCCTGCTCCTGACCCCGAGTGGCACTGGTGTAATGTGCAGATGGTCTAATACAGAACAAATATGTGTTCCTGTCCCTCGACTATGACGCCCCCACCGTTTGGCAAACATCCTCTTTTTTAGAAGTGTCATTGAGCAAGTCCCCGGATCCCTGCTGACAGTGGGGCCCAGCTCTGTGGATGACCAGTATGACCCCAGAGGCAGACAGCTGGTTATACAATCCGAGTGAACCCAAAGCTCGATCTCACATTTGATATTTAATATCCATTCATGGCAGACATGGGGACAGCTATCAACATAGGGCTGTAGAAGTCTCACACAAAAACTGATTTAAACTGGAGGCTGCTCATCCCACGCTAGACTTTGTCAGTTCCCATTTGCTTTGGCAGGAATcctttgtataaaaaaaaaaaaaaagggggggggggggcaccacaTGACGCAAGAGTCAGGAGGGATGAACATGATGTTTAACTTGGCTCTGCTTTTATGTTTAAAGTACAAGATATATAAGCAGCAGTACTCCTCTCATCTTTACCAAGATCTGCTCATCTGTGACGCCTGctctgtttcacacagaaatgaATCTCCTGAGCTTCACTGTGGTTCTGGGGCTTCTGGTTGGGGTATGGGCTCAACTCAACGTGCGAAGGCCTCTGTGTGATTCCCCTGAGGCAGAGGAGGCTGCTCTGGTGGCTCAGGATTACCTCAACGCTCAACACCAGCATGGCTACAAGTACATACTGAACAGGATCGAAGACATCAAGGTCCACACCAAGGTAAGTCAGGGGGGGGAGGTGTAATTTAGTTAAAGAGAAAGACATACAGACAGTTTTCACACTGGGAGgaaagaggagggggggggggctaaataTAAAGTGTAGCGAGGAGCACGGCATCATTTTAGAGACTCTTGTTTCTGTCTTAAAAGCATCTATGTGCTCTATTTTAATACATGTAGAATTCAgctgtatatttttaaatagtaaCTAAATAATATAGATTATTcatatatatttcatatatatttttacctttttagcCAGACAGAGATGAATAttctgctgctaaaggtggttctacaagctactgaatcaaaaggtgtacttaatttttcacactatttctgtatttttgtcacTGTAATATTTCCTGTTAATCCAGAAAGCATCCTTCTGGGTACTTCTCCACATGCTTTAGTAATGTAATATACACTAGAATTCATTCTAATAACTATTTGATGAAGTAAATATCTTTTCTCATCTTTAGCCAGATGGAgatgagtatgacctggaagttgACCtgctggagacagactgtcacgTGTTGGACCCGACTCCTCTTGCCAACTGCACAGTCAGGCCCAAAGTACTGACGGTGAGACACAGAAGCTTCAGCTGTTTCAGCTGCAGTAATTTAACCAATATCAGTGCTGACCAACCAAGTtagaaatatgaaatataaaagATTTGACATTTTCATCACTGATTGCTGCTATTTGATTCTTTTGCCCCATCCAGGCGGTGGAAGGAGACTGTGACGTGGTGCTGAAGAAGGTCGGCGATGCTCTGAAGGTCATCGCGTTCAAGTGTAAAACAGAAGGTAAAACTCAGATCATGTTCTCCTCcaaatgatgacacagaacaaaCCACACACGTGTGACCTCCTCCTTTCTTGACTTAAAGAATCCACAGAGGATTTTTGCCTGGGCTGTCCCACCCTGCTTCCCCTCAATGACACCACAGCGCTGGATTTTGTTCGTGTCTCTCTGGAAACCTTCAACAACATCACTGTGAATACCACACACGTTCTTCTGGAGGTTGGAAGGATGTCGTCACAGGTAGGACAGTCAAGTTACTTTTTACCTGATGTAACACCTGCATGCTCTAACCTGCAGCTGTCAGTTCATCAGTGCTTTTTAATACTTCCAGATTGTGTCTGGTGGGCCAATCTTCATAGCAGAATACGTCGTGGTCGAGGGCAATTGTACCGAGGATGTCTGTGTGCCCCTGGCTGATGCCATGGCTGTGAGTACATAAAGACACTTTAGAAAAAGtttcataaaatgtaaaattgtttTTTCGGTCCTGCTGAACTGATCTAAGATGGAGAAATGTTCAACCAGGtcagcagctgttggagatTAACAGAACTGAGAAATGTGTTTCTCTTCCAGGCTCGTGGGATTTGTACTGCCAAAGGTACAATCGCCCAGCACACTGTGGACTGCAAGACCTTTTCCACTCTGGTAAAATACTGCATTTCACTTATAACACTGATAACTAAAGATGATCCACAACAGTCACCATCTTACACTTATATAGAAATCTCATTAagatgtgtttttcttcttgatgCATCATTTTCAGATACCTATTGTAGATGCCAACAGCACTGCACCTGCAGACCCTGTCTTACCACCAGTGgttcatgtgcacacacacaagcacggtCTGAGGCTCCACAAACTGACAGCTCACCACAACCCTCATCTTAACAGCCTTTTGTCTGCAGAATCAGCTGAGTCAGCTGAAGTTGTGCCTGTAGTTCCTGCTGTTGTTGTACCTGTACCTGCTGCAGATCCTGCTCCTGCTGCAGATCCTGTTCTTGTTGCtgatcctgctcctgttgctGATCCTGGTCTTGTTGCTGATCCTGTTCTTGTTGCTGATTCTGACTCAGCTGGAGATTCTTTAACCAGTAAGGATATAGGTATTCTCTTAAAAAAGAGAGAC
This portion of the Archocentrus centrarchus isolate MPI-CPG fArcCen1 chromosome 17, fArcCen1, whole genome shotgun sequence genome encodes:
- the LOC115796352 gene encoding alpha-2-HS-glycoprotein-like, translated to MNLLSFTVVLGLLVGVWAQLNVRRPLCDSPEAEEAALVAQDYLNAQHQHGYKYILNRIEDIKVHTKPDGDEYDLEVDLLETDCHVLDPTPLANCTVRPKVLTAVEGDCDVVLKKVGDALKVIAFKCKTEESTEDFCLGCPTLLPLNDTTALDFVRVSLETFNNITVNTTHVLLEVGRMSSQIVSGGPIFIAEYVVVEGNCTEDVCVPLADAMAARGICTAKGTIAQHTVDCKTFSTLIPIVDANSTAPADPVLPPVVHVHTHKHGLRLHKLTAHHNPHLNSLLSAESAESAEVVPVVPAVVVPVPAADPAPAADPVLVADPAPVADPGLVADPVLVADSDSAGDSLTSKDIGILLKKRDLSAAAAVMVDGPAAQTGPVPLVPVCPGKVRFFDT